The Desulfuromonas versatilis genome has a segment encoding these proteins:
- a CDS encoding glycosyltransferase: MINILHIIHRYRGDYPLLNLQVRLDPRRFRTVICFMSGENDGKNQLDALGYKTYYLGLKGKNLRFSNVPLLLKLKRIIESENVQVVNCQQHRSTPIGVLAAMLARPKPAVLATLHGLGTAKTWRRRAFNWLLYRRLHRIIGISKGVSADVVASNWGLSEERTVTIQNGLEYDRFPAALEKNAARSRFAPGQADGFWFGTMGRLSEVKNHRNLILGFAHMAERFPAANLLIAGEGELRPELEGLIAAKGLTERVHLLGFRRDIPEFLKALDAFLLPSLREGLPLALLEAMASGLPVIASRVGGIPEVFGDAQIGLLVSPESPEEIGEALAEVAGSSAQRLQSWGQAARRRAVEDFSAARMIAAYEQVYTDAALSLRRQGPGDPTSGL, encoded by the coding sequence ATGATAAATATTCTGCACATCATCCACCGTTACCGGGGGGATTACCCGCTGCTCAATCTCCAGGTCCGGCTCGATCCCAGGCGCTTCCGGACCGTGATCTGCTTTATGAGCGGGGAGAACGACGGCAAAAACCAGCTGGATGCGCTGGGCTACAAGACCTATTACCTGGGGTTGAAGGGGAAAAACCTGCGCTTCTCCAACGTGCCGCTGCTGCTCAAGCTCAAGCGGATCATCGAGAGCGAAAACGTCCAGGTCGTCAACTGCCAGCAGCACCGCTCCACCCCCATCGGGGTGCTCGCCGCCATGCTCGCCAGGCCCAAACCGGCCGTGCTGGCCACGCTGCACGGGCTGGGGACGGCCAAAACCTGGCGACGCAGGGCCTTCAACTGGCTGCTCTACCGGCGGCTGCACCGGATCATCGGCATCTCCAAGGGGGTGAGCGCCGACGTGGTCGCCTCCAACTGGGGGCTCAGCGAGGAGCGCACCGTCACCATCCAGAACGGTCTCGAGTACGACCGGTTTCCCGCGGCGTTGGAAAAAAACGCGGCCCGCAGCCGGTTTGCCCCCGGGCAGGCCGACGGCTTCTGGTTCGGCACCATGGGGCGGCTCTCCGAGGTCAAGAACCACCGCAACCTGATCCTCGGCTTCGCCCATATGGCCGAGCGGTTTCCCGCGGCGAACCTGTTGATCGCCGGCGAAGGGGAACTGCGCCCGGAACTGGAAGGCCTTATCGCCGCCAAGGGGTTGACCGAACGGGTGCACCTGCTCGGCTTTCGCCGCGATATCCCGGAGTTTCTGAAGGCGCTGGATGCCTTTCTGCTCCCTTCGCTGCGCGAGGGGCTGCCCCTGGCGCTGCTCGAAGCCATGGCCTCCGGGCTGCCGGTGATCGCTTCTCGGGTAGGGGGGATTCCCGAGGTGTTCGGCGATGCGCAAATCGGTCTGCTGGTTTCTCCCGAGTCCCCCGAGGAGATCGGCGAGGCGCTGGCCGAGGTCGCCGGAAGTTCCGCCCAGCGCCTGCAGAGCTGGGGCCAGGCGGCCCGCAGGCGGGCCGTAGAGGATTTTTCCGCGGCGCGGATGATCGCCGCCTACGAACAGGTCTACACCGATGCCGCCCTGAGCCTGCGCCGACAAGGCCCCGGCGATCCAACCTCTGGACTATGA
- the waaC gene encoding lipopolysaccharide heptosyltransferase I, which yields MRVLIVKVSALGDVVHALPVLAWLKSADPRMEIDWLVEESFAPLLDGHPLLRKVHRLRTKAWRKAGALAALRGAWGTIRELRAEGYDLVLDLQGNSKSGLFTGLCGAPQRFGFARDAVREWPNLLATNRRVPLSQGDFHISDRSLALGRAAVPGGVEVLPAGPLHVNDQALARVRQQLEALALAGKPVVVLHYGTTWGTKLWPLERWQELAARLCGELGIRPLLTWGNTEENAAAEAIGEACGGQAVIWPRGSLPELVALLDEADLVVGADTGPVHIAAALGTRTVSIFRVTDARRNGPRGEAHIRLQAPLDCSPCLRKSCPRDGECGRSITTDEVFSALRRLLRG from the coding sequence ATGAGAGTTCTGATCGTCAAAGTGAGTGCGCTCGGCGATGTGGTGCATGCCCTGCCGGTGCTCGCCTGGTTGAAAAGCGCCGACCCCCGCATGGAGATCGACTGGCTGGTCGAGGAGTCCTTCGCGCCCTTGCTCGATGGCCATCCGCTGCTGCGCAAAGTGCACAGGCTGCGCACCAAGGCCTGGCGCAAGGCCGGGGCTCTGGCCGCCCTGCGTGGCGCCTGGGGGACGATCCGCGAGCTGCGCGCCGAAGGCTACGACCTGGTGCTCGATCTGCAGGGCAACAGCAAGAGCGGCCTGTTCACCGGCTTGTGCGGCGCCCCGCAGCGCTTCGGCTTCGCCCGCGACGCGGTACGCGAATGGCCCAACCTGCTCGCCACCAACCGCAGGGTGCCCCTTTCCCAGGGCGATTTCCACATCAGCGACCGCTCCCTGGCCCTTGGCAGGGCCGCGGTCCCCGGTGGCGTCGAGGTGCTGCCGGCCGGCCCCCTGCACGTCAACGACCAGGCCCTGGCCCGGGTGAGGCAGCAACTCGAGGCCCTGGCGCTTGCCGGGAAGCCTGTGGTCGTGCTGCATTACGGGACCACCTGGGGCACCAAGCTGTGGCCGCTGGAGCGTTGGCAGGAACTGGCCGCCAGGCTGTGCGGTGAGCTGGGAATTCGTCCGCTGCTGACTTGGGGGAATACCGAGGAAAACGCCGCCGCCGAGGCGATCGGCGAGGCTTGCGGCGGCCAGGCGGTCATCTGGCCCCGCGGGAGCTTGCCCGAGCTGGTGGCGCTGCTCGACGAGGCCGACCTGGTGGTCGGGGCCGACACCGGCCCGGTGCACATCGCCGCCGCCTTGGGGACGCGGACGGTCTCCATTTTCCGGGTGACTGATGCCCGCCGCAACGGTCCGCGGGGGGAGGCGCACATCCGCCTGCAGGCGCCCCTGGATTGCTCGCCCTGCCTGCGCAAAAGCTGCCCGCGGGATGGGGAATGCGGCCGGAGTATCACCACCGACGAGGTATTTTCCGCCCTGCGCCGGCTCCTCAGGGGGTAG
- the waaF gene encoding lipopolysaccharide heptosyltransferase II, with the protein MKPLKNNDIRRILVRSTNWIGDAVMTTPALGALRAHFPNATISVVANPLVAELFRHHPYCDEVLVFDKKGAHQGWRGMLRFCGQLRQGRFDLAILLQNAIEAGIMAALAGIPRRAGFRTDGRGFLLSHAVPISEADKKLHHTRYYLTMLERLGISGGDGLLRLESTAEESAWAESTLGDGEWMAINPGAAYGSAKRWIPERFAAVGDQLAREFGVKVLLTGGPGEREIGRDIARAMTCGPLNLIGETSVRQMMALLSRCRLMVTNDSGPMHVAAAFAVPIVAVFGPTDHTTTSPLAETCRIIRKHCDCAPCLLRECPLDHRCMTAISADDVLEGARSLLNKTR; encoded by the coding sequence TTGAAACCGCTGAAAAACAATGATATCCGCCGTATCCTGGTGCGTTCCACCAACTGGATCGGCGACGCCGTCATGACCACCCCGGCCCTGGGGGCCCTGCGGGCCCACTTCCCGAATGCGACGATCAGCGTGGTGGCCAATCCGCTGGTGGCCGAACTGTTCCGTCATCACCCCTATTGCGACGAGGTCCTGGTCTTCGACAAGAAAGGTGCGCACCAGGGGTGGCGGGGGATGCTGCGGTTCTGCGGCCAATTGCGCCAGGGGCGCTTCGATCTGGCCATTCTGCTGCAGAATGCCATCGAGGCCGGGATCATGGCCGCCCTGGCGGGGATTCCCCGCCGGGCTGGCTTTCGCACCGACGGGCGAGGGTTTCTGCTCAGCCACGCGGTCCCCATCAGCGAGGCGGACAAGAAACTGCACCATACCCGCTATTACCTGACCATGCTCGAGCGCCTCGGGATCAGCGGGGGAGACGGCCTGCTGCGCCTTGAAAGCACCGCAGAGGAGTCGGCCTGGGCCGAGAGCACTCTGGGGGACGGGGAGTGGATGGCCATCAACCCCGGCGCCGCCTACGGTTCTGCCAAGCGCTGGATTCCCGAGCGTTTCGCCGCCGTCGGCGACCAGTTGGCCCGGGAATTCGGGGTCAAGGTCTTGCTGACCGGCGGCCCCGGCGAGCGGGAGATCGGCCGGGACATCGCCCGGGCCATGACCTGCGGGCCCCTCAACCTGATCGGCGAGACCTCGGTGCGCCAGATGATGGCCCTGCTTTCCCGCTGCCGGTTGATGGTCACCAACGACTCTGGACCCATGCACGTGGCCGCGGCTTTCGCGGTGCCGATCGTCGCGGTATTCGGGCCCACCGACCACACGACGACCTCGCCCCTGGCCGAGACCTGCCGGATCATCCGGAAGCATTGCGACTGTGCCCCCTGCCTGCTGCGCGAGTGCCCCCTTGACCACCGCTGCATGACGGCGATCAGCGCCGACGATGTGCTGGAAGGCGCCCGTTCGCTGCTGAATAAAACCCGATGA
- the lpxK gene encoding tetraacyldisaccharide 4'-kinase, giving the protein MRGLQGFYRRLASEGARGGAERLLLVLLTPLGWLYGVAGLLRVALYRRQALASYRAGVPVVSVGNLSVGGTGKTPTVEFVVRHLLRAGKTVAVVSRGYGGSARSGVTLVCGGQGPLVAADICGDEPYLLARRLPEAIVLVAPRRAEGVRVAQEEFGADVVVLDDGFQHLAVQRDLDIVLLDGRRPLGNGKVLPAGLLREFPLALGRADLFLLTRSRGDEPGPRGLSRPVLRCRHRLAGEAISLAGEPLELANLAGLRGAAFAGIADPEGFFRDLRAAGLALSHAIGFADHAGYGPRELERLARVAAEVDYLITTEKDGVKLGEGDFSIPCYQVPLSLEFFQPGGLEAKLNALFEENTMPLSPELLEIIACPQCKGEVKLREGGDALVCEACRLLYPVRDDIPVMLIDEAQSLDQA; this is encoded by the coding sequence ATGAGGGGCCTGCAGGGGTTCTACCGGCGTCTGGCCAGCGAGGGTGCCCGCGGTGGCGCCGAGCGGTTGCTGCTGGTGCTGTTGACCCCCCTGGGTTGGCTTTACGGGGTGGCCGGTCTGCTGCGGGTCGCTCTCTACCGGCGGCAGGCGCTGGCTTCCTATCGGGCCGGGGTGCCCGTGGTGTCCGTCGGCAACCTGAGCGTCGGCGGCACCGGCAAGACGCCCACAGTCGAGTTCGTGGTGCGGCACCTGCTGCGGGCCGGAAAAACCGTGGCGGTGGTCAGCCGCGGTTACGGCGGCAGCGCCCGCAGCGGCGTGACGCTGGTCTGCGGCGGGCAGGGGCCGCTGGTGGCAGCGGATATCTGTGGCGACGAGCCCTATCTGCTGGCCAGGCGCCTCCCCGAGGCGATCGTGCTCGTCGCCCCCCGGCGGGCCGAGGGGGTGCGCGTCGCGCAGGAGGAGTTCGGCGCAGATGTCGTGGTGCTCGACGACGGCTTTCAGCACCTGGCGGTTCAGCGCGACCTCGACATCGTGCTGCTCGACGGCCGCCGGCCGCTGGGCAACGGCAAGGTGCTTCCAGCCGGGTTGCTGCGGGAATTCCCGCTGGCTCTGGGCCGCGCCGACCTCTTCCTGCTGACCCGCAGCCGGGGGGACGAGCCGGGGCCGCGCGGGCTGTCCCGGCCAGTGCTGCGTTGCCGGCATCGGCTGGCCGGGGAGGCCATCTCGCTTGCCGGGGAGCCTCTCGAGCTCGCGAACCTGGCGGGCCTGCGGGGCGCTGCCTTCGCCGGGATCGCCGACCCCGAAGGCTTTTTTCGCGATCTGCGCGCCGCGGGCCTGGCCCTAAGCCACGCCATCGGCTTTGCCGATCACGCCGGCTACGGGCCTCGGGAACTTGAGAGGCTTGCCCGGGTGGCGGCGGAAGTCGATTACCTGATCACCACGGAAAAGGACGGGGTCAAGCTTGGCGAGGGGGATTTTTCCATCCCCTGCTACCAGGTGCCTTTGTCCCTGGAGTTTTTTCAACCAGGCGGACTCGAAGCGAAGCTCAACGCCCTTTTTGAGGAGAACACCATGCCCCTTTCCCCCGAATTGCTCGAAATAATCGCCTGCCCTCAATGCAAGGGGGAGGTCAAGCTGCGTGAAGGGGGCGATGCCCTGGTCTGCGAGGCCTGCCGCCTGCTCTACCCGGTGCGGGACGATATCCCCGTGATGCTCATCGACGAGGCGCAAAGCCTCGACCAGGCATGA